One Aerococcus urinaeequi DNA segment encodes these proteins:
- a CDS encoding glutamate-5-semialdehyde dehydrogenase codes for MIDAQGLVNLGKAAKVASRELGKLPSQQKNAALLAMAKSLRDNQAAILAANQADIENTREAGRRPESFIERMTLTEIRIDDMAAGFEKVANLPDIIGQTDEMWFTEDGIEIGKKRVPLGVIGIIFESRPNVTADATALTFKAGNAVILRGGSETIQSNLAIIEAIKAGLSEAGVTTDAVNLIDNPDRVLATQFMQMNQYLDVLIPRGGASLIQNVVKNATVPTIETGIGNDHLYVHEAADLEKALAILKNGKLQRVSVCNALENLLVDEKVAEAFLPQIVESFKADKVVVHGDQRTREILQGKIDILPVNEEDYATEFLAYEIAIKVTSGYNEAVEHIQTYSSAHTEVIVTQDYSIARQFVDDIDAAAVVVNASSRFTDGDKFGFGGEIGISTQKLHARGPMGIEALTTYKYVIYGDGQIRQ; via the coding sequence ATGATTGATGCACAAGGTTTAGTGAATCTTGGTAAAGCTGCAAAGGTGGCTTCACGAGAATTAGGCAAGTTGCCAAGCCAACAAAAAAATGCAGCTTTACTAGCAATGGCCAAGTCTTTACGGGATAACCAAGCGGCTATTTTAGCGGCTAACCAGGCCGATATTGAAAATACACGAGAGGCTGGTCGACGCCCCGAAAGCTTTATTGAACGCATGACCTTAACTGAAATCCGGATTGACGATATGGCCGCTGGTTTTGAAAAGGTGGCGAATTTGCCGGATATTATCGGGCAAACGGATGAAATGTGGTTTACTGAAGATGGCATTGAGATTGGGAAGAAACGTGTACCACTTGGGGTTATTGGGATTATTTTCGAATCACGCCCAAATGTAACAGCAGATGCTACTGCCCTAACCTTTAAAGCCGGTAATGCGGTCATTTTACGTGGGGGTAGCGAAACGATTCAATCCAATTTGGCTATTATTGAAGCCATTAAAGCTGGTTTATCAGAAGCTGGCGTAACAACCGATGCGGTCAACTTGATCGACAATCCTGACCGGGTTTTAGCGACTCAATTTATGCAGATGAACCAATACTTGGATGTGTTAATTCCACGTGGTGGTGCATCCTTAATTCAAAATGTCGTGAAAAATGCGACTGTGCCAACGATTGAGACCGGTATTGGAAACGACCACCTGTACGTGCACGAAGCGGCTGATTTAGAAAAGGCTTTAGCCATTTTGAAAAATGGGAAGCTGCAGCGGGTTTCAGTATGTAACGCTTTAGAAAATCTACTAGTCGACGAAAAAGTCGCGGAAGCCTTTTTGCCACAAATTGTTGAATCCTTTAAAGCAGACAAGGTCGTGGTGCACGGAGACCAAAGAACGCGGGAAATCTTGCAAGGGAAAATCGATATCTTACCTGTAAATGAGGAAGATTATGCGACGGAATTCTTGGCTTATGAAATTGCGATCAAGGTGACTTCTGGCTACAATGAAGCGGTTGAACATATCCAAACTTATTCATCTGCCCATACGGAAGTGATTGTAACCCAAGACTACTCTATAGCTCGTCAATTCGTGGATGATATTGATGCTGCTGCAGTGGTTGTTAATGCCTCATCTCGCTTTACAGATGGCGATAAATTTGGTTTCGGTGGCGAAATTGGGATTTCAACTCAGAAATTGCATGCCCGCGGACCAATGGGTATTGAAGCTTTAACGACTTATAAATATGTGATTTATGGCGACGGGCAAATCCGTCAGTAA
- a CDS encoding asparaginase, which produces MTKRVLFILTGGTISAQDSDHGLVAGTINQELTEILASSGLDFTYHAVNLLSIDSTNMQPKNWLQMAQVIQDQYETYDGFVIVHGTDTMAYGAAALSYLVQNSAKPIVFTGSQVPLSKIGNDGVKNILDAVTYAISDQAYAISIVFHGEVLLGTRSRKVRSRSYQAFQTIDFANRAVVRSQRVLPILNQSSDLGPVKFYNQLNPRVGLIKLTPGLPAQVIEAYCNLVDVIVIEGFGIGGIPQLTALDYAGQIRAAVNQGKYVILTTQVPMEGSDYEVYAVGQSILGEKHIIETANITSEALVMKAMWALGNSEDFDQFKAMIQRPVDYDYLK; this is translated from the coding sequence ATGACCAAGCGCGTTTTATTTATACTGACTGGTGGGACCATTTCGGCTCAAGATTCTGACCATGGACTTGTTGCTGGGACCATCAACCAAGAACTAACTGAAATTCTAGCGTCTTCTGGATTAGACTTTACTTATCATGCAGTCAACCTGTTGTCTATCGATTCAACTAATATGCAACCGAAAAATTGGCTACAGATGGCCCAAGTGATCCAGGACCAATACGAAACCTATGACGGATTTGTTATAGTTCACGGGACAGATACCATGGCTTACGGCGCTGCTGCCCTATCTTACCTGGTTCAAAATAGCGCCAAACCGATTGTCTTTACTGGGTCTCAAGTGCCCCTGTCAAAAATTGGCAACGATGGCGTGAAAAATATTCTAGACGCTGTAACCTATGCCATTTCTGACCAAGCTTACGCTATATCAATTGTATTCCATGGAGAAGTTTTGCTGGGCACCCGGTCACGCAAAGTACGGTCTCGGTCTTACCAAGCTTTTCAAACCATAGATTTCGCCAACCGGGCAGTTGTCCGGTCACAAAGGGTTTTACCTATCTTAAACCAATCTAGTGATTTAGGGCCAGTTAAATTCTACAACCAACTGAATCCGCGCGTGGGTTTGATTAAATTAACTCCCGGCCTTCCAGCTCAAGTCATTGAAGCCTATTGTAACTTGGTGGATGTCATCGTTATTGAAGGTTTTGGGATTGGTGGGATTCCGCAATTAACCGCTCTCGATTATGCAGGGCAAATTCGGGCAGCCGTTAACCAAGGAAAATATGTGATTTTAACCACGCAGGTCCCGATGGAAGGGTCTGATTATGAGGTCTATGCAGTTGGTCAGTCAATTCTAGGGGAAAAGCATATTATTGAAACAGCCAATATCACCAGCGAAGCCCTAGTCATGAAGGCTATGTGGGCACTTGGGAATTCGGAAGATTTTGACCAGTTCAAAGCTATGATTCAACGTCCCGTTGATTATGACTATCTGAAGTAG
- a CDS encoding LLM class flavin-dependent oxidoreductase: protein MTTMKEKFGFKPNEGLQFGLYSLGDYAPNPHTNQGVGEQKRVQELIETAQHAEQAGLDIFALGESHQEHFVSQAHAVILGAIAQATSKIKLSSSSTVVSTSDPVRIYENFATLDLISDGRVELVGGRASRIGLFELLGYELRNYEELFEEKFELLNYINQQVEKGEKISWEGQFRHRLNQAEIYPKPKDNFIPIWRGVGGSPASAVKAGRAGIPMVLTTLAGPAMAFYPAVEAYHEELANLGIDPTTYPLTTASPMYIAPTGQEALAEFYPHVKSSFLHSNGSIFPKQQFAQARSVQDTMMAGSPEMIVDKLIYQYEVYGMDRYIGQIDMGGVPIDKIKRTIDLLGEKVIPEVKKYTKKN, encoded by the coding sequence ATGACAACAATGAAAGAGAAGTTTGGTTTTAAACCAAATGAAGGCTTGCAATTTGGCCTGTATTCTTTAGGTGATTATGCCCCCAACCCACATACCAACCAAGGGGTAGGGGAACAAAAAAGAGTTCAAGAATTAATCGAAACAGCTCAGCACGCTGAACAAGCAGGCTTAGATATTTTTGCCCTTGGTGAATCTCACCAAGAGCATTTTGTCTCTCAAGCCCATGCAGTCATTTTAGGGGCTATTGCCCAAGCGACGAGTAAGATTAAATTATCCTCTTCATCAACTGTTGTGTCGACATCTGACCCGGTTCGAATTTACGAAAACTTCGCTACTTTAGATTTAATTTCTGACGGTCGAGTTGAATTAGTAGGTGGTCGTGCCTCTCGAATTGGTTTATTTGAACTATTAGGTTATGAATTACGCAACTATGAAGAATTGTTCGAAGAAAAATTTGAATTATTAAATTACATCAACCAGCAAGTTGAAAAGGGTGAAAAAATCTCTTGGGAAGGGCAATTCCGCCACCGTTTAAACCAGGCGGAAATTTACCCTAAACCAAAAGACAACTTCATTCCAATTTGGCGCGGGGTTGGTGGATCACCCGCTTCTGCAGTGAAAGCAGGACGTGCGGGTATCCCGATGGTCCTAACTACTTTGGCTGGACCAGCTATGGCCTTTTATCCGGCTGTAGAGGCCTATCATGAAGAATTAGCCAATCTAGGTATAGACCCAACAACCTATCCTTTAACTACAGCTAGCCCTATGTATATTGCCCCTACAGGTCAAGAAGCTTTGGCGGAATTCTACCCCCATGTAAAATCATCATTCTTACATTCAAATGGGTCTATTTTCCCTAAACAACAATTTGCACAAGCCCGGTCGGTTCAAGACACCATGATGGCAGGAAGTCCAGAAATGATTGTTGATAAATTGATCTACCAATATGAAGTCTATGGTATGGACCGGTATATCGGCCAAATTGATATGGGTGGCGTTCCGATAGATAAAATCAAACGGACCATTGATTTACTAGGTGAAAAGGTCATTCCTGAAGTGAAGAAATATACTAAGAAAAACTAG
- a CDS encoding PPC domain-containing DNA-binding protein, which produces MDYRRFGDVLVVRLDRGEEIITTLAELAKREKISLATVQGIGACDQVKYSLYNVAERSYSPNELSEELELTSLNGNMSMMDGEQYNHLHATFGRADGSVVGGHLNEAIISGTGEIFVHMISGEVERSKDEAETGLNLFDFNK; this is translated from the coding sequence ATGGATTATAGACGATTTGGTGATGTGTTAGTTGTACGACTTGATAGAGGCGAAGAGATTATTACTACCTTGGCAGAATTAGCTAAGCGTGAGAAAATATCTTTAGCAACTGTTCAAGGGATTGGCGCTTGTGACCAGGTGAAATACAGCCTATACAATGTGGCAGAGCGTTCATACAGTCCTAACGAATTAAGTGAAGAGTTAGAGTTAACTTCATTGAATGGCAATATGTCGATGATGGACGGCGAACAATATAACCACCTACATGCTACATTTGGTCGTGCAGATGGGTCAGTAGTTGGTGGTCACTTGAACGAAGCCATTATTTCAGGTACCGGTGAAATTTTTGTTCATATGATTTCTGGTGAAGTGGAACGGTCTAAAGACGAAGCAGAAACCGGCTTGAACTTGTTCGATTTCAATAAATAA